The Dunckerocampus dactyliophorus isolate RoL2022-P2 chromosome 13, RoL_Ddac_1.1, whole genome shotgun sequence genome window below encodes:
- the LOC129192196 gene encoding L-serine dehydratase/L-threonine deaminase-like isoform X4 encodes MAQHMHVNTPLLESVNMSKRVGTTVYLKMENSQPSGSFKLRGIAHLCQQLASRSKGIVCPSGGNAGMAAVYVARKMCLPATIIIPSSSPQLVVQRLQEQGATVKVVGKDFEDAKAEAFRIAETEGLVYVSPFDHPLIWQGHASVITEVATSLGPNVKPGAVLISVGGGGLLCGVVQGLKDVGWVDVPIIAMETVGADSLNASVKAGRIVTLDNITSEAVCLGAKTVYEERVLVEMACGAALAAVYSGVVQRLQAEGRLPAHIGPLLVIVCGGSSINMEQLSMLKHKLGAI; translated from the exons ATGGCTCAGCATATGCATGTGAACACACCGCTACTGGAGAGCGTCAATATGTCCAAACGTGTCGGAACCACTGTGTATTTGAAAATGGAGAATTCCCAGCCCTCTGGTTCCTTTAAGCTCCGTGGCATTGCACACCTGTGCCAGCAG CTTGCATCACGGTCTAAAGGAATCGTCTGTCCCTCAG GTGGGAATGCTGGGATGGCGGCTGTCTATGTCGctagaaaaatgtgtttgccaGCCACCATCATAATTCCCTCCTCGAGCCCTCAGTTAGTTGTCCAAAGACTACAGGAGCAAGGTGCAACTGTGAAGGTTGTGGGCAAG GACTTTGAAGATGCTAAGGCCGAGGCTTTTAGAATTGCTGAAACAGAAGGACTCGTCTATGTGTCTCCATTTGACCATCCCTTGATATG gCAGGGCCATGCCAGTGTAATCACAGAGGTTGCAACTTCTCTGGGTCCAAATGTCAAGCCTGGAGCAGTGTTGATAtctgtgggtggaggtgggCTCCTCTGCGGTGTCGTCCAGGGCCTGAAGGATGTAGGCTGGGTGGACGTTCCCATCATTGCCATGGAGACCGTTGGGGCCGACTCTTTGAATGCTTCGGTTAAGGCAGGAAGGATAGTCACCTTGGATAACATCACCAG TGAGGCCGTATGTCTTGGTGCAAAGACAGTCT ATGAGGAGCGTGTCCTGGTGGAGATGGCATGCGGAGCAGCTCTTGCAGCTGTCTACAGTGGGGTGGTGCAGAGATTACAGGCTGAAG GTCGTCTCCCGGCTCACATTGGCCCCCTGCTGGTAATTGTGTGTGGAGGCAGCAGCATTAACATGGAGCAACTATCCATGCTCAAACACAAACTGGGGGCGATATAA
- the LOC129192196 gene encoding L-serine dehydratase/L-threonine deaminase-like isoform X3, which yields MAQHMHVNTPLLESVNMSKRVGTTVYLKMENSQPSGSFKLRGIAHLCQQLASRSKGIVCPSGGNAGMAAVYVARKMCLPATIIIPSSSPQLVVQRLQEQGATVKVVGKDFEDAKAEAFRIAETEGLVYVSPFDHPLIWQGHASVITEVATSLGPNVKPGAVLISVGGGGLLCGVVQGLKDVGWVDVPIIAMETVGADSLNASVKAGRIVTLDNITSEAVCLGAKTVCKKAFEYTQSNEVTIISELVTDKQALHALETFLDEERVLVEMACGAALAAVYSGVVQRLQAEGVSNDTQTCVGNHHPGPMNVCFQ from the exons ATGGCTCAGCATATGCATGTGAACACACCGCTACTGGAGAGCGTCAATATGTCCAAACGTGTCGGAACCACTGTGTATTTGAAAATGGAGAATTCCCAGCCCTCTGGTTCCTTTAAGCTCCGTGGCATTGCACACCTGTGCCAGCAG CTTGCATCACGGTCTAAAGGAATCGTCTGTCCCTCAG GTGGGAATGCTGGGATGGCGGCTGTCTATGTCGctagaaaaatgtgtttgccaGCCACCATCATAATTCCCTCCTCGAGCCCTCAGTTAGTTGTCCAAAGACTACAGGAGCAAGGTGCAACTGTGAAGGTTGTGGGCAAG GACTTTGAAGATGCTAAGGCCGAGGCTTTTAGAATTGCTGAAACAGAAGGACTCGTCTATGTGTCTCCATTTGACCATCCCTTGATATG gCAGGGCCATGCCAGTGTAATCACAGAGGTTGCAACTTCTCTGGGTCCAAATGTCAAGCCTGGAGCAGTGTTGATAtctgtgggtggaggtgggCTCCTCTGCGGTGTCGTCCAGGGCCTGAAGGATGTAGGCTGGGTGGACGTTCCCATCATTGCCATGGAGACCGTTGGGGCCGACTCTTTGAATGCTTCGGTTAAGGCAGGAAGGATAGTCACCTTGGATAACATCACCAG TGAGGCCGTATGTCTTGGTGCAAAGACAGTCTGTAAGAAAGCATTTGAATACACTCAAAGCAATGAGGTCACAATCATTTCTGAACTGGTGACTGACAAGCAGGCACTTCATGCTTTAGAGACATTCCTGG ATGAGGAGCGTGTCCTGGTGGAGATGGCATGCGGAGCAGCTCTTGCAGCTGTCTACAGTGGGGTGGTGCAGAGATTACAGGCTGAAG
- the LOC129192196 gene encoding L-serine dehydratase/L-threonine deaminase-like isoform X2, with translation MAQHMHVNTPLLESVNMSKRVGTTVYLKMENSQPSGSFKLRGIAHLCQQLASRSKGIVCPSGGNAGMAAVYVARKMCLPATIIIPSSSPQLVVQRLQEQGATVKVVGKDFEDAKAEAFRIAETEGLVYVSPFDHPLIWQGHASVITEVATSLGPNVKPGAVLISVGGGGLLCGVVQGLKDVGWVDVPIIAMETVGADSLNASVKAGRIVTLDNITSEAVCLGAKTVCKKAFEYTQSNEVTIISELVTDKQALHALETFLDEERVLVEMACGAALAAVYSGVVQRLQAEGRLPAHIGPLLVIVCGGSSINMEQLSMLKHKLGAI, from the exons ATGGCTCAGCATATGCATGTGAACACACCGCTACTGGAGAGCGTCAATATGTCCAAACGTGTCGGAACCACTGTGTATTTGAAAATGGAGAATTCCCAGCCCTCTGGTTCCTTTAAGCTCCGTGGCATTGCACACCTGTGCCAGCAG CTTGCATCACGGTCTAAAGGAATCGTCTGTCCCTCAG GTGGGAATGCTGGGATGGCGGCTGTCTATGTCGctagaaaaatgtgtttgccaGCCACCATCATAATTCCCTCCTCGAGCCCTCAGTTAGTTGTCCAAAGACTACAGGAGCAAGGTGCAACTGTGAAGGTTGTGGGCAAG GACTTTGAAGATGCTAAGGCCGAGGCTTTTAGAATTGCTGAAACAGAAGGACTCGTCTATGTGTCTCCATTTGACCATCCCTTGATATG gCAGGGCCATGCCAGTGTAATCACAGAGGTTGCAACTTCTCTGGGTCCAAATGTCAAGCCTGGAGCAGTGTTGATAtctgtgggtggaggtgggCTCCTCTGCGGTGTCGTCCAGGGCCTGAAGGATGTAGGCTGGGTGGACGTTCCCATCATTGCCATGGAGACCGTTGGGGCCGACTCTTTGAATGCTTCGGTTAAGGCAGGAAGGATAGTCACCTTGGATAACATCACCAG TGAGGCCGTATGTCTTGGTGCAAAGACAGTCTGTAAGAAAGCATTTGAATACACTCAAAGCAATGAGGTCACAATCATTTCTGAACTGGTGACTGACAAGCAGGCACTTCATGCTTTAGAGACATTCCTGG ATGAGGAGCGTGTCCTGGTGGAGATGGCATGCGGAGCAGCTCTTGCAGCTGTCTACAGTGGGGTGGTGCAGAGATTACAGGCTGAAG GTCGTCTCCCGGCTCACATTGGCCCCCTGCTGGTAATTGTGTGTGGAGGCAGCAGCATTAACATGGAGCAACTATCCATGCTCAAACACAAACTGGGGGCGATATAA
- the LOC129192196 gene encoding L-serine dehydratase/L-threonine deaminase-like isoform X1 has translation MAQHMHVNTPLLESVNMSKRVGTTVYLKMENSQPSGSFKLRGIAHLCQQLASRSKGIVCPSGGNAGMAAVYVARKMCLPATIIIPSSSPQLVVQRLQEQGATVKVVGKDFEDAKAEAFRIAETEGLVYVSPFDHPLIWQGHASVITEVATSLGPNVKPGAVLISVGGGGLLCGVVQGLKDVGWVDVPIIAMETVGADSLNASVKAGRIVTLDNITSEAVCLGAKTVCKKAFEYTQSNEVTIISELVTDKQALHALETFLAVLVGKPRLPGPRPPPPAPPGGHQGVLRPAVRHNPSSVSEVFPGAFSRLAMPREASGRHPDEMPKPPQLAPLDVKEQRLYSELLPDDRAPHPIS, from the exons ATGGCTCAGCATATGCATGTGAACACACCGCTACTGGAGAGCGTCAATATGTCCAAACGTGTCGGAACCACTGTGTATTTGAAAATGGAGAATTCCCAGCCCTCTGGTTCCTTTAAGCTCCGTGGCATTGCACACCTGTGCCAGCAG CTTGCATCACGGTCTAAAGGAATCGTCTGTCCCTCAG GTGGGAATGCTGGGATGGCGGCTGTCTATGTCGctagaaaaatgtgtttgccaGCCACCATCATAATTCCCTCCTCGAGCCCTCAGTTAGTTGTCCAAAGACTACAGGAGCAAGGTGCAACTGTGAAGGTTGTGGGCAAG GACTTTGAAGATGCTAAGGCCGAGGCTTTTAGAATTGCTGAAACAGAAGGACTCGTCTATGTGTCTCCATTTGACCATCCCTTGATATG gCAGGGCCATGCCAGTGTAATCACAGAGGTTGCAACTTCTCTGGGTCCAAATGTCAAGCCTGGAGCAGTGTTGATAtctgtgggtggaggtgggCTCCTCTGCGGTGTCGTCCAGGGCCTGAAGGATGTAGGCTGGGTGGACGTTCCCATCATTGCCATGGAGACCGTTGGGGCCGACTCTTTGAATGCTTCGGTTAAGGCAGGAAGGATAGTCACCTTGGATAACATCACCAG TGAGGCCGTATGTCTTGGTGCAAAGACAGTCTGTAAGAAAGCATTTGAATACACTCAAAGCAATGAGGTCACAATCATTTCTGAACTGGTGACTGACAAGCAGGCACTTCATGCTTTAGAGACATTCCTGG cagtcttagtagggaagcccagacttcccggtccccgaccacctcctccagctccaccgggaggacaccaaggcgttctcaggccagctgtgagacataatccctccagcgtgtccgaggtcttccccggggccttctcccggctggccatgcccagggaggcgtccgggaggcatccggacgagatgcccaagccacctcagctggctcctctcgatgtgaaggagcagcggctctactctgagctcctcccggatgaccgagctcctcatcctatctcttag